AAACTTATTAAATATGTGGCACAATCTAGATCACtctttatatgctaaaaatgtggattgaaaatcttaaaCCTAGGGCTCATCTCAACCCTTCTTTATATGATAAAAATGTAGATTGAAAAATTTAAATCTTGGCCGTCCTTTATGTGTCCCAAATGTAGTAACCGTCCAtatggaaaaacaccattgttccttataatatagataacAAGAACGGAAGGTTGATAACCTAAGATCTAGCACTATGGAGGGGTTCATCCCCTTCCTATCCCTCAATATCCCTCAAAAACTCAAAAACCAAGTATTATGGTCTTCCAAATCCCTACATGTGTAGGGATATCCCTCCCCTTATCTACATGGAGGATCACATCTGATCCCgcttgtagggaagggaaatcacacggctACTCAGTTGTAGATATTAATGGGGCTGCCGGTTAATTTCAGACGGGTGTGGGATGGGTTGGTGGGTTGAGTTGGTTTTGTGCAGCCTTATTAATATCtacaatttcatcaaaatcaaattcaattgaaaccctaacattagaatcattcaccttagatgattttttggatgaaaTTCGAAATTGAAGAATGGATTTGTTTCACATTGGAGTAATGATCAAACCCTTTTAATTTAAGCCATCGAATCGCAGTGAATCAATATGAAAATCCAAAGGGGGTAATAGGGGTTTGAAAGGGGTTTGGGAGGAGGAAAacattgagaagaagaagaaatggggaGCCTGACCTCGCTTCTGAGGACTGTAACCTACGATACGACTACTGAGTTGCCGTATTGGTCAAGTCAACGAGTTGACTTATACGGCTACTTAGTTGTCGTGTGGCACTATGGATACGCCTACTCAGTAGCCGTGTAgtgtagggaagggatgagaCACCACCATAGCAAGCTTGCCTTCCATGTGCCATCCCTTCCAtacatttgagggatagggaagggataccCTCCACCATAGCGCTAGCTCTAATAGTAAGAGCATCTCTTGTGGCACATCTTTAACTTCCTATTAACTAGGCCCAAActgacttctagaagtcaaaaagttacttctggatgtgtatccaaacgcgctataagCCCCACCCATAGATTACCCATAGAACCAAGCCCCTAATTAAAAGAGTTTTAAAATCAGGCCCGAATTAAATATAGTTTTGAAATGACTGGATTAACCTTGATTATATAATTGTACAATGAAAAAACTAATATAACCTCaatactatatgggttcaacataggACTGTCAATGgatacccattacccggaaccagACCCGGTATATTGtgatccggttccgggtcctaaattTGGACCAAGTAACAACTTAAGACCCGGCGGGTGATTACCCGATTAGCCCCGTATCTAAACGGGTCCAAATGGGTActcgcgggtatcgggtacctgGTTATTCACTCTTTTAtgcatgtttttagcaaaattacaagtattttgctagttttggctttgatttttttttcatttttttttacatttaatctttatttagtacattaataaaaaaataataataaatttttataaaaataatttagatcaatttaaaaaaaagaaagatattaagtttttgaggattttataattttcttaatacccaatgggtacccgggatTCTAAACAGGTCtcgttctgggtccacaaatttaggaaccggatctgaaaccgttaggaaccggacccgacctttataagtagggtccgggtctagtgatacccggaggacccggacccgttgacatcCCTAGTTCAACAAATAGAAACCCTACAAAATGGATTCTTCTTtatcaactccattctttcacattCTAATATTGGGGCCATATTTTGAATTCTCCCAAATTTTTGACGTCATCAACTTTTTTAATAAATATTTTAATGGCAAAAATAACCTCCACATTTATAGTTTTTTTtaaacagcaaaagaaacagaaaatcagatttttttttgaaCTCTCTATTCTCTCTGcttttgttgattttttcttCGGAAACATATTTGAATTTTTCTTCACACAATCGTTGCATTGAAGAAAAACAATTCGTTAGTTTTCTGTgttgaagaagagaggaagaacaaCACATTCTTTATTTCTCAATTTGTTGATTTTATTCACTGgttttcagatctgacgagagTGAGACgctgcattgaagaacaacaaataggtttgtattaatttatcttttctgtttgtatcaaataggtttgattcactagtTTTTTTGATCGattttttgattttgatcttctactgattttcgttttttttatttggattttgttgagtctgagaagaggaGGAACACAGGTTGGAAtagagaaatcaacataggtGTGTTTTCGATCTAGttatgaattttattgatttcgattttatGATTTGGATCTTTGTTATTTCGATTTTTATATTTTGATTTGGTTGATACTGAGAACATGATTGGTTGATAttgagaaaaagaagagaaataacattgtttcagaaaaaggaaaacaacaaatctaggtacgaattttattttggtttgatttcataaaaaaaattcaatttttttttttgattatttgttCTCGCATGTCCGATCAGAGAATTTGTTGTGAATTTGTTGTTGATACTGGGaaaaggatgaagaaacaattttgtcttagaagaacaacttcaaattgatgtaGACATGTTGTTTTTTATAAAATGTGTAatttgaggttacacatatatatcatgttgtatttttagcatgtgtaacttgaagttacacatatatGTCATGTAACATGTGTATTTGTAAACAGTTATAGTAGTTGTATCTTTAAGACGCATTGTATCTATTGCTTTCCTTTTGTTGAGTATGTTGATTGCTCATTTTATATTTAGCTTGCCGTATATAATATATTTctcacgagggggcaacgccccgGAGTGAATTGCGCTCATttgttttttgatatttttattgtatgtttGTAATTTTCAGGTTGTCATGGCTGCTGTTAGTTGCATTGTTGTTGTTCGCTACTTTTCAGATTTCATTACCACTCGTGTTGATGTTGAAACCACACTTGATGAGTTTAAGGTCAAAGCTTGCAAGCATTGGCAGCAatttactccacttggtatttgTTTCTTCTTTCGAGAAGGTGGGAAATATCTTCCGGTTGACTGTGAGTATTTTCTTCAAGCTCTTACAAGCCCCGCACATAGTAAAAAGAAGaccagtgttgatattttcttgcaaaatgttaCTCATGTAGCCTCCCCATCTAGCTCTAGGGCAGTTTCTTCTATTTGTAATGGTTCTAGCACGTCGTCGAGAAATAATTGTTCAGTTGGAATGTATTTGGAAGATAGGAGCAAGCCTGCAaaacctttgttatcggatggttggcTTAAGGTCCTTGGTGAGATTGGTCATATGTTTATCGAAGGATTTAATCAAGTCAGGATTGCTTACGCCAAGAATCGTCTTCGCACAGGTTTCAACATGGTTGTAACACATaatgagcgttctaggttcacggctaagtgtgTAGTAAAAGAATGCGGCTGGAAATTTCTTGCAGCTTCTATTGATGAAAGGAATGAAATGTTTCATGTAGGTTTCTGGGTTTTGTTATCTTTGATTTGTTAGCATATGTAATGTTTTGTTACAATATGTGTAACTTTGGgttacacatgatgttttttgcaccagattggtttttggtttgatttgtttatattttgtatgaaccTTTTCAGGTCAGCGCTTATAACCCTGAGCACACTTGTGGTGCTAGTGGCCGCAATTTGAATCAAAAATACTTAACCAGCTTCACGTgtagtttgattgaggaagaagttcggaaaaatcctcacaagaagccAAGGAAAATTGCTGATGATTTTCAGAGCAACTATAGAATTATTATGGAGTATTATCAGGCCTATGGTGGTAGGGAAAAGGTTTATGAGTCCATTTATGGTGACGATGTGAAGTCATACTCATACAtggtatggtatattgatgcTAAAGGGAAACAAACCCAGATAGTGTGATAGAATTTGAATATGATCATGCAAAGAAACagttccaacggattttcatctcGTTTGATGCATGCATCAAAGGGTACCGGTTTTTTCGGGCAATGGTGTATTTGGatgctactttccttactggtagattcATAGGTTGCTTGATGACagctactgggatcaatggtgataaaGGTATGTTTTCTATGTTTTCTGAACAACTATAAATGACAGATAACTGAGAGTTAAATATgtataactctcagttacacattggtttactcagtgtgtaactcttagttacacattGGGGAATAACATCTGTAACTTTAAGCTACATATTTGTTTTAGGATATGTAACTTCTATTTAGacattgttttctgtttttgtgaAACTTATTGTTTTTTCATTTCTGCACACTTGTAGGATTTTTCCTCCTTGCTATGGCACTAGTCGATGCTGAGAATAACAACAACTAGGAGTGGTTTTTAAGAAACTTGACTCAAGTTATTGGTAACgggaggccaatcaccttcctttcggatcGCCACGAAGGACTCTTGCGTGGTGTTTCACTTTTCTTTCCAGACTCACTACCATAGCTTTTGTTACTATCATTTGAAGACTAATCTTCCCACCAATGGATCGGATCCTAGGTACTCTCTTGTGATCGATCATTTCCAAGAAGCGACATACGCACTCTCATATGAAAACCATGCTAAGGCCATACAGAAAATTAGAGATTTGAATTGCGATTGGGTTGCTGATTACATACATACCATCCCACCTGAATCATATGTGAATACCTATTTCAAAGGTTGTAGGTATGGATACACATCTAGTACTCTTGGAGAATCATTCAATAGCTGGAttctggttcacaagaagatgcctACATCTGCTTTTCTTGATCAGGTTAGTAGAGTgtcttttttctgtttttttgtttttgtttcttgttttgtcACTTTATACATTCATAAGCTTTTTTTCCAGATTAGGATGAAAGTAATGGTAATGATGGCAGATCGTCATGAAGATGGCgctaatatgatgactccattaacTCCCGAGTATGAGAAAAGGCTTGAggctcttcaagatgaaggtttAGATTCGCAAGTATTGGTGGCTAGtcctaccgtgtttgaagttTTTAGCGAAAGAACTCACATAGTGGACCTAGAACACTGgacttgcacctgtcaaaggtCTTGTTTCTTATGCTTatttttttgtgttatttttttgttAGGATATAGAATGTGTAGCTTCAAGTTACACTATATATATGCATCTGAAACTAATAGTTACTCATCTTATTCTGCATCTGTAACTACAAGATACACTTCCTGTATATGCATGTTGTGACTGATTTTTGAGTGTTTTTATGATTTATGTTTTTGTTTataatcttgttttgtttttttcgaAGGTGGTGCGTATATGGTTTCccttgtgctcatgctcttgcagCCATACGGGAGATTAAACGTGAAGCTATTTACTTCATTTCACCATATTTTACAAGTAactattttaggaagacttatTTGCATGTCATCCAACCGATccccaactacaacaggcctgCTGATATTTGTAAAGATGACATCATCATTCCACCTATTGTAAATAAACAACCAGGTAGACCCCATGGTAAAAGGATTGAAAGTAAAGGTGAAAATAATGGAAAGGGGAAAGTTTGTTGCAGCAATTGCACGAAAGAAGGTCACAACATGACAGGTTGTCAGAAGCCTCCGAAGTATACACCCCCTCTTTATGCAGGTATTGATTTATGTGTGGTTTTttatatcttggattttattttatttttagttttattcgTGGACCAAACTTTTATTTTATGCAATGAACTGATTGTGTACAAGGATAATTAATTCATATTGTATTTTTTAGGAAACACACAGTTGAAATaaaattttccttttttcatTCAGTGTGCATATTTTGAGAGCatgtgtaactttggtttacacttgaaaaatatggatgtgtaaccataTGTTACACATTGTAAATGCATATGTAACAATAAGTTACACaatatagatgcatatgtaaccttATATTACACATTCCACTATCATGTATACCTTTAAGTTATGTGACCTCTTTTTAACACATTATTTTGTAAGTCTAAATGCATGTCTAACTTTGGTTTACACTTGaaaaatatggatgtgtaaccataTATTACACTTTGTAAATGCATATGTAAGTAGAAGTTACACAttatagatgcatatgtaacctcAGATTACATATTCCACTATCATGTGTACCTTTAAGTTATATTACCTTTTTACACATTATTTTGTAAGTCTAATAACAGCTTGTAGTTAACAAAAGTATAAAAGTttttaatccaaagaattttAATCTATAAGTATAGAAGTTTTCAATCCAAAAGTACAAAAGTTCTAACAAGCTAAGATCTAGTAACTGACGAGTTTAAAGTTCTAACAACATATTTGCAAGTCTAACAAAAGTATAAAAGTTTTTTGAATCCAAAGAACTGCTTTACATAACTCTGGATGGATTAGAAACAATCTTGTACAACATATTTTCTCTCATGCGGTTCACCTTGTTAGCCATTACCGTCACCATTGGTCTAGCTAATTTTTTGTcaagtggtttattcttcatctTGATCTTCATGTAATTGCATACAAATAGAAGATAGTCGGGAAATGAACCTTGTTTGGGAGAAAGGATATTTCTGGCAGTTGAACTCAACCTAAGAGGACAGCAAAGTGTCAGTTCTGTAGTTATTGCAGATGCATGGCTTGACTGAAGTGTTCTTTCCTGATGTTCTGAACGTCTTACGAGTTCATGTGGGACCAAGGTGCACTACTCCTCAAGTCATACTCCAGTAGTGTGTGTTGTTGTTACACATTGGTGCGAAAATTCTGACTGGGTTGTCGCACTCCTGATAGTCCTTAAGAAGCTTAGGAATCCAGAATTTCTTGAAATCACCGTCATTGTCCATATAAGATTTCTGCATAAACCATTTGGAATATCAAACAcacattttaattttaaaccaaaaGTTACAATGCAGCGACGAATTTGTAACCAGAAGTTGGAATAAATTCTTGGGTTTACACTTGAAAAATATAGACGTGTAACCTCagattacacattataaatgcatATGTAAACTCAGGTGACACATTAAGCAAACCCAACATCACACATTCCACTAtcatgtgtaactttaagttagaCAACCTTTTTTGAAGTTACATACAAGAAGATTTTAAATTTTTCGGCGAGAGAAATGTCACTTGATCATACTTGGGGTTTGAGTTCATCTTTCTCCTCAACCTGCTAATGTAGAAATCAATGAATTCCGACTccaagtaggcttctttctttGTAAGCTGAAACATTAGTTCTCCACTAATATCAAACAGCGGGCTACCATCATCTTTGAATTCTATCCAAGCAATGTCTCTACATTAGAAACAAGGAAACAATTAAACAAGATAACATAATCAAGTAGTAAGATACAATGTTTAATATCACTATCTACAATTAAACACTGaaaatgggggtacaacaacctcacccaatatttcacttagcaatctgtatggacgaactccaatatacttttaagagaatcaactagacagtcagactcaatcttaataaaaagtatatcaaagagttatatctcaatttcttgattcaatacttactcaggAAAATaacaatttgcgagtctaattgaatacaagaaaaattaacttgaacggtaccaaaaaccaatgttcaaggatcaatcaatttcaatcaacaaccaaaggttggatttaccaattgatcgattcaacgcacaacctgtgatatttcaattatataacaaaatataatgcggaaaagaaataacacagacaccagaagttttgttaacgaggaaaccgcaaatgcagaaaaaccccgggacctagtccagattgaacacacattgtattaagccgctacaaatactatcctactacaaactaacttcggtatagactgtagttgaaccccaatcaatctcatactgatccaaggtaaaattgtgctccttacgtctctgatcccagcagtatactacgcacttgattcccttagaagatctcaaccacaactaagagttgctacgacccaaagtcgaagactttaataaataaatatgtatcacacggaaaagttcacaagaatagataaatctgtctcccacagaaatacctacgagttttgtaccgtcttttgataaatcaatgtgaacaggaaccagttgatatactagacttatattcccgaagaacagcctagaaatatcgatcacctcaaaataatcttaatcgactaacgaaacaagatattgtggaatcacaaacgatgatacgaagatgtttgtgactactttttatcttgcctatcagagatattaatctcgacccaattattccaattgcactcaacacgatagaaacaacaagatcagatcacgtaactacagagaaaatagtcgggtctggcttcacaatcccaatgaagtcttcaagtcgttaacctacggggtttcggtggaaacctaaggttaaaggataatcgactctatcttatacaactagtatcacacaggaggtgtggggattaggtttcccagttgctatagttctcctttatatagtctttcaaaacaAGGTTTTGAAAgctaatattcaccattagatgaaaaccagattaaattcaagctaatatctttcaaccgttagacccaacttagcttgttatacacaaatgaaatgcacgttcatttaggtttgtgtaaccgtacctaaatgtgtacacctagttggttcaacagtagttaaccaaatggttagccatatgagcactttcatatcaaccttattcatcttcaccataactagttcaaatgactcaaaagaactagttagagagtttttcaattgcttagatctcatagaagtatataagacacaatcggagcaaaaacaattttcattcacttgaatcaattcatgaacattatagccacggtttgcaaatatgcattccttagtttatatatgtcttagttcacgaataaaccgttttaaaaaataacccactcaagtatgcataccggtatgcatacttaagtacccggttttagtttgtttttagtttacaaactccgacaGAAtatcacgggatgtgaacttccggcagtacgcggacttagcttccggacttCCTGAACCAGtgaagtacgcgtactttagttcaaggaatttggacttacacaagtatgagtttacatacaatttttatatccattcaaggttatatattctaaactctcattttaatcattgaaacattcttagaggatgtcaaATAGAGGTTATTTAcacattatttttcatcaaagcaattttcaaggtattgaaataatcaacatgactttcttcacttgtaaagatgaacttggccaaagcaaaagcttaccaacacatatttcgagaaatagataagcgagataaactcggatcgaaataacaaatgtgtataatcgaagtctatatagcaatacaacttttgtcttaagataggagatagagtagttatacttttgagtgatagataagttcaagtctccttataccttttagtcgatgaagttccaccagtttcttgagtagttcttcgtctttgtatgatgaactccgtggagtctagatctcaactacactttctatcctagtccgagacttagctataagtatactagaaatcaagagttatagttttggcaattaaacttgacaaacaagcttgagatagtaacgcttgcgagttcgaccgagcagtgctctaacaatctccccctttgtcaattttagtgacaaaactatcaatacatatggaatacaaaataaataaactttgcagtctctcttccacatgcatgatctccttggttcttcaacattactcgaaatattcgtcacttccaagtactccaatgattccaaagatatccaatgcagcatcatcgttgttgaagatccgtagccataacaatgagaaaacaaaagctctcaatcattgttacagagtgtcacagtattattacacatcatcaaagttcaattgtatcacaactttgacaacaatactatggtgatatgtatcactcccccttagtcaatacttcatctcacatgaaaaccactcccccttacgtaatgatctgaaaaccatatgtatttgtagtgtaaactacacattaattctccccctttttgtcaataaaattagcaaaggtacgaaaactagtgggatcctaatgaaattttcattgaGACACTTCATGaaaaaaagaaagcacatatcaactttttagatgcaatcatatagccgaagctaaatgcattcattaaggagtttataaaggtacaagataacccctataatattccacggccgcacttcccacaaagatttggcaattaagcacaagttcaattaagaactctcccccataaaatgtcattcccgaaagaacaacaagagcgaccttactttcacaagaaaagaagggtttctttgaacataacaaatcacatgaaacataaatttgtatccaaaaaatcaattaaatcaaccaTAAGAAAAcccttgattaatttaatcggaaatacttaacataagagaacttaaggAGCCGCacggtatatacataaaaatatggatcatagAAGATCAATACTGAGGAATAAACATAGATTCatatatctttcatcaatatttgcacaatgacatataatagacttaatctttgtaaacaaaagctcatcctttcttccatcaatattttcataatgacataaatggctaaacttttgtttgtcaaaagttcatttaatcttttatcaatacttgcatatcgacatatgaaagacttaacttttgaccacgtatgggacaatcatagttcacggatgcaaacacacatatcacataacaaattgcaatataaaatcataaagattaatactgcaaaatcatcttccaaacaaactttagaatttaaacaaataaatctaaaaacattgaagatgaaaatcattgtacatagctatgtgtaattacAATAATAGCTATTTCAAACTCTAGTTAGCCTTCTTAAAAactcaagaataaaattctcataagaagttttcctagacattgtagagctttctcagagcatctaccaagaattccttctcattattgaaaaacccattgattatgggatcgttcaattcctctaaatcttcataaatatcagtcaactcactaagttatctttttagctcacgcaaggtattctttgttagagacaacatttgtttgTAGTGCGTTATCTTTTCTAAAGACGAataaatttgagattttaaatcatttcttttgctgatgaagtctttcaccatacctctaaagtcCTTATGAAAATGACAAactgacaagaggaaattagaggaagaaccttctccatcatttgtagatctctctttcttcttccttgaggaagtaattccttcacacaaatacacattaactgcttcaactgcatccttttttgtggtacctctagttataggagccatgaaactgtatctttcacgGGGAAAAGAGACCAAGGACTTGATCACAAATGATTATAAATAGACTTATGGACaccaaaaccctagaagaactctGAAAAAGTCTTTCATGGTTTATTATCCATTATCTA
The nucleotide sequence above comes from Papaver somniferum cultivar HN1 chromosome 8, ASM357369v1, whole genome shotgun sequence. Encoded proteins:
- the LOC113305577 gene encoding uncharacterized protein LOC113305577: MVYLDATFLTGRFIGCLMTATGINGDKGYTNLPTNGSDPRYSLVIDHFQEATYALSYENHAKAIQKIRDLNCDWVADYIHTIPPESYVNTYFKGCRYGYTSSTLGESFNSWILVHKKMPTSAFLDQIRMKVMVMMADRHEDGANMMTPLTPEYEKRLEALQDEGLDSQDIECVASSYTIYMHLKLIVTHLILHLWCVYGFPCAHALAAIREIKREAIYFISPYFTSNYFRKTYLHVIQPIPNYNRPADICKDDIIIPPIVNKQPGRPHGKRIESKGENNGKGKVCCSNCTKEGHNMTGCQKPPKYTPPLYAGNTQLK